The Chryseobacterium aureum genome contains a region encoding:
- a CDS encoding cell division protein FtsQ/DivIB, which yields MKNKYRILKIAVTVIILGLLLSFSLKRFSHQQITDNKISVKMSEKTPVYFVDEKDIREIVKKENPSGKVGDLNIPSLEKKINALPAVDSANVYLNLNGKLNLDIRQRVPVFRLNKEGKDFYVDEKGIEFPISRTYSHPCMLVTGNVKPDEYEKLAELVEKIDKDDFSKKYFIGISKNKDSYSLLTSEGNYRVEIGDLDNIDFKVKGFKTFVEKYLVYQDPQKYSMVSVKYQNQIVTTLNPYFKENDSILKAGKMELAKAPAMAAKKTETKPKIAEVKKASSTTAKPKEITKTKTHTREMKKPEKKNTAPAKPKPKAKVKIE from the coding sequence ATGAAAAATAAATACAGAATATTAAAAATTGCTGTCACGGTAATCATCCTTGGATTGTTACTGAGTTTCTCATTGAAGAGATTCAGCCACCAACAGATTACAGACAATAAGATTTCTGTAAAAATGAGTGAGAAGACTCCTGTTTACTTTGTAGACGAAAAAGACATCAGGGAGATTGTAAAAAAAGAAAACCCATCAGGAAAAGTAGGTGATCTTAATATTCCTTCTCTCGAAAAAAAGATCAATGCCCTTCCAGCGGTTGACAGTGCGAACGTCTATCTGAATCTAAACGGAAAACTTAATCTGGATATCAGGCAGAGAGTTCCTGTATTCAGGCTGAACAAAGAGGGAAAAGACTTTTATGTAGATGAAAAAGGAATTGAATTCCCTATTTCCAGAACGTATTCACATCCATGTATGCTGGTAACCGGAAATGTAAAACCGGATGAATATGAAAAGCTGGCAGAACTGGTAGAAAAGATTGACAAAGATGATTTCAGTAAGAAATATTTTATCGGAATCTCAAAAAATAAAGACAGCTATAGTCTTCTTACCAGCGAAGGAAATTACAGAGTAGAGATTGGAGACCTTGATAATATTGATTTTAAAGTAAAAGGATTCAAGACTTTCGTAGAAAAATACCTTGTGTATCAGGATCCTCAGAAATACAGTATGGTTTCTGTAAAATACCAGAACCAGATTGTCACTACTTTAAATCCTTATTTTAAAGAAAATGACAGTATTTTAAAAGCAGGGAAAATGGAACTGGCAAAAGCTCCTGCAATGGCTGCTAAAAAGACCGAAACCAAGCCCAAAATAGCGGAAGTAAAAAAAGCAAGCTCTACAACGGCCAAGCCGAAAGAAATTACAAAAACTAAAACGCATACCAGGGAAATGAAAAAACCAGAGAAAAAAAATACCGCCCCGGCAAAACCCAAGCCCAAGGCAAAAGTAAAAATAGAATAA
- the ftsA gene encoding cell division protein FtsA, with the protein MENQEYSVGLDIGTTKIVAIVGRRNAHGKIEVLGVGKAKSLGVHKGIVNNISQTINSIKAAVSEAQSSAGVPIRKVTVGIAGKHIRSLQHSDYIMREHPDKFITDDDIEALKDQVKKLVMLPGEEIIHVLPQEYKVDSEGEIQEPVGMHGKRLEANFHVVVGQMGSIRNIARCVREAGLEMEALTLEPLASSEAVLTKEEKEAGVAIVDIGGGTTDIAIFKDNIIRHTCVIPYGGGIITEDIKEGCSIIEKHAEQLKVKFGSAVPELEKDSTFVTIPGLHGRPDKEISLKTLAQIINARVEEVLEMVNTELKAYGAFEQKKKLIAGIVLTGGGSNLKHLRQLANYTTGFDSRIGFANEYIANDKNQYLKGPEFATSIGLLMESLKIRDKKQNADEIIEVAAEQPKQETAAAQPETAQPVQQAAPLQEQHSFENEKQENRKAKLTFGQSLMEKVKKFFEEVE; encoded by the coding sequence ATGGAAAATCAAGAGTATTCAGTAGGTCTGGACATCGGGACAACGAAGATAGTCGCGATTGTCGGAAGAAGGAATGCACACGGGAAAATAGAAGTTCTCGGTGTAGGAAAAGCTAAAAGTCTTGGTGTTCATAAAGGGATTGTGAATAATATTTCACAAACCATCAATTCAATCAAGGCTGCAGTATCCGAAGCACAGTCCAGTGCTGGCGTTCCTATCCGCAAAGTCACGGTAGGTATTGCAGGAAAACACATCCGTTCTCTGCAGCACTCCGATTATATTATGCGTGAACATCCTGATAAATTTATTACAGACGACGACATTGAAGCGTTAAAAGATCAGGTGAAAAAGCTGGTCATGCTTCCTGGAGAAGAAATTATCCACGTACTTCCTCAAGAATATAAAGTGGATTCCGAAGGCGAAATTCAGGAGCCGGTAGGAATGCACGGAAAACGTTTAGAGGCCAACTTCCACGTTGTTGTAGGACAAATGGGCAGCATCAGAAACATTGCAAGATGCGTTCGTGAAGCCGGACTGGAAATGGAAGCCCTTACTTTGGAACCACTGGCCTCCTCAGAAGCCGTTCTTACCAAAGAAGAAAAAGAAGCCGGTGTCGCGATTGTTGACATTGGTGGTGGTACTACCGATATTGCTATATTTAAAGATAATATTATCCGTCATACCTGTGTCATCCCATACGGAGGCGGAATTATTACCGAAGATATCAAAGAAGGCTGTTCTATTATCGAAAAACATGCAGAACAACTGAAAGTAAAATTCGGTTCAGCAGTTCCCGAATTAGAAAAAGACAGTACTTTTGTAACCATTCCCGGGCTTCACGGAAGACCGGACAAAGAAATTTCTTTAAAAACTTTGGCACAGATCATCAATGCCAGAGTAGAAGAAGTTTTGGAAATGGTCAATACAGAACTTAAGGCTTACGGTGCTTTTGAACAAAAGAAAAAACTGATTGCCGGAATCGTTCTCACAGGAGGGGGATCAAACCTGAAACACCTTCGTCAGCTTGCGAATTATACCACAGGTTTTGACAGCAGAATCGGTTTTGCCAATGAATATATCGCCAATGATAAGAATCAGTACCTGAAAGGCCCTGAATTTGCTACCTCTATCGGGTTACTGATGGAAAGTTTAAAGATCAGAGACAAAAAGCAGAATGCTGATGAAATCATAGAAGTTGCTGCCGAACAGCCCAAGCAGGAAACAGCTGCGGCACAGCCGGAAACAGCTCAACCTGTTCAGCAGGCCGCACCATTGCAGGAGCAGCATTCTTTTGAAAATGAAAAGCAAGAGAACAGAAAAGCGAAGCTTACCTTCGGGCAATCGCTTATGGAAAAAGTAAAAAAATTCTTTGAAGAAGTAGAATAA